Within the Flavobacterium sp. CG_23.5 genome, the region AGAAGTAAGTACGGCCTGGATAACTCCTACAGAATATGACAACAGATGGAACGGCAATAGATCAATAGGTGTTATCGCCTTGAGTGGGCTGTATTTTAAGTACGCTCAATTTGCAGATAATGCCCTTACGACTAATAAGATTATGTTGTCCAACAATAAATTTTATGACAAGGTAATCAACGGAGTATGGCAAAATCCATATCAAGAGTTGCAAACTTTTGCAATGGCAGCGCCCATCAAGCAATATGATGAATTGACTATGCAAGTAAAAATTCCTTCCAATATATTTATCTCTAATTATCAAAACCTAATAACAAGCATACAAATAGATTTTGATAATGGACAGGGATACGTAACAGTGACGTATAACCAAAACATTACGGTTAATTATACCACATACGGGACAAAAATTTGGAAATACAAACTGAATCTCAGTAATGGTACAGCTTTGTATAACCAATCAAGGATGAAAATAGGCAAAAATCAGGTAAATGGACAAACAGGACCTCCAGTTCCTCCACCCTGCCAAACCTGTAGAATTTCTCCAACAGAAAGCCCAATAAGTATAACAGCTGCAATTCCTTATCTAGGCGGATTAGGAACTGTAAAGCTGACGATTGATTATGCTGGGGATCCTAGTCAGGGACTTAAGAGACCGCTAATTGTAGCCGAAGGATTTGATCTTGGTGTAGTTTTGAATCCTGAAAAAGCATATGGGAATAATACCTATTCTGGAACATTTCAACCAAGTCTTCTTGAAAGCGGAGTTGAATTAAAAAATCTACTTTACGAAGACTACAAACAATACGACATTGTCTATGTAGATTGGAATAATGGCGTAGATTATATGCAACGTAATGCTTATGCCCTTGAGGCGGTCATAAAATACGTGAATGACCGTAAAGTTTTGAGCGGGAGTACCACTAAAAATGTAGTTTTAGGACAAAGTATGGGTGGTGTTATTGCTCGTTATGCCCTTGCAGATATGGAGCAGCGAGGCGAAAATCATCAAACCAGTCTGTTTATATCACACGATGCACCGCAACAAGGGGCTAATATTCCGATTTCTTTTCAGTATATGTTTCGTCACCTTAAAAGTCAGTATGTAAAATCTCCTTTACTATTGTATGGTGGTGAAGTTTATCTTCCCATGAATACAGATACCCAACCTGTTTCTTCTTATTTGTCTATTCTCGACGCTCCAGCTTCTAAACAATTAATCGGCAATTTTGTAAATTCTAATTACGCAATAGACAATTGGGAAAACACCTCATTCTATGATGAATTAAAAGGAAAAGGGCTTGCAAATAGTGGTGGCTATCCGTTACAATGCAGGAATATCGCGATCAGTAATGGTAGCGAATGCGGTACAACTCAAAACTTTAATCCAGGTGATGACTTGGTCAATATTCAATTAAACAAAGGATTGTCTTTTTGGGGTGATTTATTCAGTTTGATTTACAATCCTTTAGGAGGATATATTGGTGGAACATTTGTAGATTCTGATCTTTATGGGGTAGCAGTTTTAGGACTATTCCCTGGGCACTCAAAATACAATGTCGATTTTAAAGCTAAATCATTATATGATACTTCCGGTAACGAGATTTACAAAGGACGTATGTCATATACCAAGAAAATTCTTTGGGTTTTAAATGTCACGGTTGATATTACTAATGTAACAAAAAACCAACCTTTGGGAATTTTACCTTTTGATACTTATGGAGGTGGCTATTTTGATACAAATACTCTAGCTGGAACTGTTAATAGCCCAAATCTAATTATAAAAGATCGTTTTGGTTTTATTCCAACAGCAAGTGCTCTAGATATTGGTAAAAGAAACATAACCTTAATAGATGAAGACTACAAAAAATCATATGTTGGGGCAATACCACTTGTTTCTCCCAAAAATAGTCCGTTTGCCAATTTCGTCACAGATTTTGATATAGTAAACCCAAACGCACACAACAAACAACACATTTCATTTAATCCCAGAAATGGAAAATGGCTAGCATCTGAACTAAACGCATTGAGCAATCCGTATACTAATCCAGAATTAGCAAATTGTTCCTTTATGTGTTCAGGAAATTCAGCATCACAAATCACTGGAAACGATGCCGTTTGTGGGACGAGTGTTTTTTCAGTTCCAAGCGGTGCTGATTCATATAATTGGTCTATAACCGAAGGTGGGTATCTTGCTAATTTAACGGGTAACAACACGTCGACTGTAACCCTAACAATTAATAATGGAAGTGGTTACGTAACTCTGCAAGTAATATATGGTAATGCTATTTGTGGTGGCATTACAATAACTAAAAGAATTTGGGTAGGTGCGCCACAAATTACAGGACTAATTTGTCCAAATCAATCTACAATATGTAGTGGCACTTTTTGCCAGCAAGAACTAGGGTTGCCTTCTTTTGATTTAACAAATAATGTTGAGGCAAGTGTTATCGGTATGACTGATTTAGAAATTGGAGAAAAAACAAATTGGGAATGGGAAAGAATTAATGCAAACATTGTAATTGCTCAAGACACTAGGGGAAATGAAATTTATATAGCTCCTAATTATATTGGACAAACAGGTGTTAGAGTTCGAGCTAAAAATAATTGTGGGTGGAGCGAATGGAGTGAGTTGTATTTTGAAGTTGTCGATTGTAGCAATAATTTAATGAGACTATCAGAAGACGAAAAAACATTTTTGGTTTATCCAAATCCTTCAAATGAAAAAGTAAACATAGACTTAAGAGATGCAAATAATCTTCCGGAAAAGAATGCTAAGATTTCAGGAGAATTATTTGATATTATGGGAAAATCAAAAGCCAAAATTCAAATTAAAGATAATAGAGCTTCATTTTTTGTTAGTGGTTTAAATAAGGGAGTTTATGTTTTAAAAATTTATATAAATGGTAAAATAGAAAGCCATCAAATTGGAGTTAAATAAACCAATTTATTTATAAACTAAAAACCTGCTAAAGTTGAATTCAGCAGGTTTTTTTATGGTGAATTATTTAAAACAAACCGGGATAATTTCCCCTTTGGCCAAGCAATATTTTTCTACTAATTCGGGTGCAATTTTAGTGGTATACTCTTCTTCGATTACTTTAAAACCAATACTTCGTAATTTATCAAAATAATCGCGTCCATAAATCCGAACATGATCATATTGTCCGAAGATTTTGGCGCGTTCTTTTTGATCTGTGATTGTATCATCAGCAAAAGTAGTCGCTCTGGATAAATCTTGCGGAATTTGTAAAATGGCCATTCCGCCAGGTTTCAAAACTCGATATAATTCTTGCATCGCTTTGGTATCATCCGGAATGTGTTCTAAAACGTGATTACAAAGAATAACGTCATATTGATTGTCCTCGAAAGGCAAATCACATATATCCGCTTTTACATCGGCAAGAGGTGAAAATAAATCGGTTGTGGTATAATCCAGATTTTTTTGGTTTCTGAATAATTTATAGAAAGCTTGTTCCGGCGCAAAATGCAACACTTTTAATACTGAATTTATATCAGCATCTCGCAATTTAATTCGGTTTGAACTTGAATTAGGAGAACCTGAAATGAGTTCAGGTTTAAAAAAATCAGTTTGTTCATTCAAATACAACCACAATAAACGGTGTCTTTCCAGAGAAAGTGTACTTGGTGAAAGTACGTTGTTCCGTTGTGTTTCATATCCATAAGGCAACATCGATTTGAAATTTTTCCCATCAATAGGATCAGTGAATTTATCGCCTTTTAAAGTAAATGCGATGATAGGACGTGCCACATAACTCAATCTGATTAATAGTGGGCGAGGGATGGTATTAAGTATAAGTTTGAAAAGTTTTTTCACGATTTGGAAGTAAATTTAAACACGAATTTCACGAATTTTCACAAATTAATAAAAAATGAAAAACATGGATTTTATTAATTTTTGATTGTTGTTAAAGAATTATTCTGCGATATTTTAGGCTGTCTTCTCCAAAATTAACCAATAATCCTAGTTTATTTTGTGAAGCTGCCAGATAATTTAAAGTTTGTTTTATTTCACTACTAGTTAGACTTTGAATTGCTTTTAATTCCAAAATAATTTCATCAAAAATAATGAAATCTGCAAAATAATAGCTCGGTAATATGGTGTCTTTGTATGCTATATTGTATTTCGATTCTCTATTATAAGGAATTTCATTTTTCTTTAATTCGTATTCTAAAGCATCGCCGTAAACAATTTCACTATGTCCTTTTCCAAGAATTTTATGCACTTCCATGCAAAGTCCAATAATCTTAAAAGCTTCTTCTTTTAAATAAAGATCGTCCATACAATTGAATACTTTAGTTTGTTATACCGGGGTTCATTTAAAAAATAATTTGTGGAAATTGGTGAAATTCGTGTTATATCTTAAGAGGCATACTTCGAAATTCATCTTCTTCAGTACTCACAATTCCCAACGCTTTATACACGTATGCAAAAGTCGATAAAATCTCTGGTTTACCATCAATTATAGCAACATCATGCTCAAAATGGGCACTTGGTTTTCCATCGGCTGTGGTGATTGTCCAACCGTCTTTGTGTTGTTTGATGTTTCTAGTTCCCATGTTAATCATAGGTTCAATAGCTACAACCATTCCTTCTACAAAAAGTTTTCCTCTTCCTTTTTTGCCATAATTAGGCATTTCAGGATCTTCGTGCATTTTTTGCCCCAGTCCATGTCCGACTAATTCGCGAACGACACCATAACCGTGCGCTTCTGTGTATCTTTGAATAGCATTACCAACGTCCTCCACGCGGTTTCCAAGTTTTAATTCTCGGATTCCAACGTACAATGATTCTTTGGTTATTTGTAATAATTTTTTAGTTTCTGGCGCCACTTCACCAATTTCAAAACTATAGGCATGATCGCCGTGGTATCCATTTTTGTAAGCACCACAATCTACCGAGATTACATCGCCACTTTCTAATGGTTTGTTGTTTGGAATTCCATGAACTACTTGAGCATTTGGACTCATGCAAAGTGAATTTGGGAATCCATATAAACCAAGGAAACTCGGTTCGGCTCCGTGGTCACGAATGAATTCTTCCGCTAATTTGTCAAGATATAATGTGGTAACTCCTTCTTTTATTTCAGAAGCAATCATTCCTAATGTTTTCGATACTATTAAGGCACTTTCGCGCATTAATTCTATTTCTTCACGTGATTTTACAATAATCATAGTTCTTATTTTCAGTTTGCAAAAGTACAATTTTATAATTGTTTAATCTGGATTGGCCATAATTTTAAAAAGTTCCGAATTGGATATATAAAATCGGTTCTCCAACGCTATTTTAGAAAGTTGTGCAGTGATTAAATTATTTTCGCGGGTATTGATTAAAAACAAGGAACTTTCGCCAAAAGAAAACAATCTTTCCTCAGAATTCAACATCAACTGATTATCATTCGCCAAACTTTTGATTAACTCCTTTTGTTTCAAAAGCGATTCGATTTCGATTTTCTGAGCATTGATTTTATTGGTCAATTGCACTTTTTCTAAGTCTAATAAAAATTCGGTTTCTTGTACTTTGTATTTTGCTAATTTCAAGCTACCGCGTTCTTTTCGCAGAAACAAAGGGAAATAAAAATCCAATCCAATTTTATAATCCTTGAATTGATAATTGTCAATATAACTGGGTTCAGACAAATAGGAGTAACCCACATCAATTTTTGGTAAAAGCATATTGGCTTTTAATTTCTTTTCCACATTCAGTATGTCAATTTTACTTTGTAGCGCATTTATTTTTGGATGATTCAAGATGGAGAAATCCTGTTGCAACAAATCATTGGTTTTTAAACTTTCCTGAATCGTGAATTCCAATTGCGTTTCGGGAATCAGTTCATCGGATATTTCGAGCGGAATGTTGTTTTCCAACCAAAGAAAATTAGAAAGCTCTAATTTGGCTTTAGCCAATTTCAGATTAGCATCTTCCAAGTTCAAAATTCTATTTTTCACAATAATTCCGGCTTCAATACTATCAATTGCCGGTTTGTCCCCTTGACTGATTAACGATTGAATTC harbors:
- a CDS encoding GxxExxY protein — its product is MDDLYLKEEAFKIIGLCMEVHKILGKGHSEIVYGDALEYELKKNEIPYNRESKYNIAYKDTILPSYYFADFIIFDEIILELKAIQSLTSSEIKQTLNYLAASQNKLGLLVNFGEDSLKYRRIIL
- the map gene encoding type I methionyl aminopeptidase, which translates into the protein MIIVKSREEIELMRESALIVSKTLGMIASEIKEGVTTLYLDKLAEEFIRDHGAEPSFLGLYGFPNSLCMSPNAQVVHGIPNNKPLESGDVISVDCGAYKNGYHGDHAYSFEIGEVAPETKKLLQITKESLYVGIRELKLGNRVEDVGNAIQRYTEAHGYGVVRELVGHGLGQKMHEDPEMPNYGKKGRGKLFVEGMVVAIEPMINMGTRNIKQHKDGWTITTADGKPSAHFEHDVAIIDGKPEILSTFAYVYKALGIVSTEEDEFRSMPLKI
- a CDS encoding T9SS type A sorting domain-containing protein — its product is MLSNNKFYDKVINGVWQNPYQELQTFAMAAPIKQYDELTMQVKIPSNIFISNYQNLITSIQIDFDNGQGYVTVTYNQNITVNYTTYGTKIWKYKLNLSNGTALYNQSRMKIGKNQVNGQTGPPVPPPCQTCRISPTESPISITAAIPYLGGLGTVKLTIDYAGDPSQGLKRPLIVAEGFDLGVVLNPEKAYGNNTYSGTFQPSLLESGVELKNLLYEDYKQYDIVYVDWNNGVDYMQRNAYALEAVIKYVNDRKVLSGSTTKNVVLGQSMGGVIARYALADMEQRGENHQTSLFISHDAPQQGANIPISFQYMFRHLKSQYVKSPLLLYGGEVYLPMNTDTQPVSSYLSILDAPASKQLIGNFVNSNYAIDNWENTSFYDELKGKGLANSGGYPLQCRNIAISNGSECGTTQNFNPGDDLVNIQLNKGLSFWGDLFSLIYNPLGGYIGGTFVDSDLYGVAVLGLFPGHSKYNVDFKAKSLYDTSGNEIYKGRMSYTKKILWVLNVTVDITNVTKNQPLGILPFDTYGGGYFDTNTLAGTVNSPNLIIKDRFGFIPTASALDIGKRNITLIDEDYKKSYVGAIPLVSPKNSPFANFVTDFDIVNPNAHNKQHISFNPRNGKWLASELNALSNPYTNPELANCSFMCSGNSASQITGNDAVCGTSVFSVPSGADSYNWSITEGGYLANLTGNNTSTVTLTINNGSGYVTLQVIYGNAICGGITITKRIWVGAPQITGLICPNQSTICSGTFCQQELGLPSFDLTNNVEASVIGMTDLEIGEKTNWEWERINANIVIAQDTRGNEIYIAPNYIGQTGVRVRAKNNCGWSEWSELYFEVVDCSNNLMRLSEDEKTFLVYPNPSNEKVNIDLRDANNLPEKNAKISGELFDIMGKSKAKIQIKDNRASFFVSGLNKGVYVLKIYINGKIESHQIGVK
- a CDS encoding TolC family protein, with the translated sequence MKQLFIVFILFGFSVFGQENKPKELTYNEFLGYVKKYHPLVKNANLEINKAQANLMMARGGFDPKIEVDFSKKQFKDKEYYSILNSSFKIPTWYGIEIKAGFDNNEGIYLNPENTVPNQGLTSLGITIPLGQGLFINQRMADVRKAKMQMQLSQSERKLQAIAVLYDASLAYFNWKKNFNEVQLYEEYNRNSQIRFKGIQSLISQGDKPAIDSIEAGIIVKNRILNLEDANLKLAKAKLELSNFLWLENNIPLEISDELIPETQLEFTIQESLKTNDLLQQDFSILNHPKINALQSKIDILNVEKKLKANMLLPKIDVGYSYLSEPSYIDNYQFKDYKIGLDFYFPLFLRKERGSLKLAKYKVQETEFLLDLEKVQLTNKINAQKIEIESLLKQKELIKSLANDNQLMLNSEERLFSFGESSLFLINTRENNLITAQLSKIALENRFYISNSELFKIMANPD
- a CDS encoding class I SAM-dependent methyltransferase, with the protein product MKKLFKLILNTIPRPLLIRLSYVARPIIAFTLKGDKFTDPIDGKNFKSMLPYGYETQRNNVLSPSTLSLERHRLLWLYLNEQTDFFKPELISGSPNSSSNRIKLRDADINSVLKVLHFAPEQAFYKLFRNQKNLDYTTTDLFSPLADVKADICDLPFEDNQYDVILCNHVLEHIPDDTKAMQELYRVLKPGGMAILQIPQDLSRATTFADDTITDQKERAKIFGQYDHVRIYGRDYFDKLRSIGFKVIEEEYTTKIAPELVEKYCLAKGEIIPVCFK